From one Flavobacteriales bacterium genomic stretch:
- a CDS encoding NAD(P)-dependent oxidoreductase, with amino-acid sequence MKIGIIKEGKTPPDKRVPLSPEQCERILNDYDDVEIYVQKSNIRKFSDRDYERLGIAVVDDVSHCDILMGVKEVPVDELIPNKKYLFFSHTFKEQPYNRKLLQAIIDKNIQLIDWEVITNSKGQRLIAFGRYAGIVGCYNGFLAYGLKSGLYNLKPAHQCEDRAEMEDQLPNIKLPNNFKAVITGKGRVGGGALEVIEKIAIKEVSPTAFLTETFNEPVYTVLDVADYYERDDMQPMNKQEFYQNPKGYHSVFPKYAKVANMYIACHYWDSESPFIFTREDAKSKDFNIEIVADISCDIDCAVASTLEPSTIAEPLYGYDPVTESVVDFNKEGAIGVMAVDNLPCELPKDASESFGEMFIEHVLEPLLGNDPENIIERASETKNGKLTTHFSYLEDYLKG; translated from the coding sequence ATTAAAATTGGAATTATTAAAGAGGGAAAAACTCCACCAGATAAAAGGGTTCCTCTTTCACCAGAACAGTGCGAGCGTATCTTAAATGATTATGATGATGTAGAGATTTATGTTCAAAAAAGTAACATCAGGAAATTTTCTGATAGGGACTATGAACGTTTAGGTATTGCTGTTGTTGACGATGTAAGCCATTGTGATATATTAATGGGCGTTAAAGAAGTTCCGGTTGATGAGTTAATTCCAAATAAAAAATACCTTTTCTTCTCACATACATTTAAAGAACAGCCGTACAACAGAAAATTACTACAAGCTATTATTGATAAAAATATTCAATTAATTGATTGGGAAGTGATCACCAATTCTAAAGGGCAACGTTTGATAGCCTTTGGAAGATATGCAGGGATTGTAGGATGTTACAATGGCTTTTTAGCTTATGGACTTAAAAGTGGACTATACAATTTAAAGCCAGCTCACCAATGTGAAGACAGAGCAGAAATGGAAGATCAATTACCCAATATCAAATTACCTAATAATTTTAAAGCAGTTATTACTGGAAAAGGCCGTGTTGGAGGTGGAGCACTTGAAGTCATAGAAAAAATAGCAATCAAGGAAGTTAGCCCAACAGCATTCTTAACAGAAACCTTTAACGAACCTGTATATACTGTTTTAGATGTTGCTGATTACTATGAAAGAGATGATATGCAACCTATGAATAAACAGGAATTCTATCAAAATCCTAAGGGATACCACTCTGTTTTTCCTAAGTATGCAAAAGTAGCAAATATGTATATTGCTTGCCATTATTGGGATAGTGAATCACCATTCATCTTTACTAGAGAAGATGCCAAATCAAAAGACTTTAATATTGAAATTGTTGCTGATATTAGTTGCGACATAGATTGCGCAGTTGCCTCTACACTTGAGCCATCTACCATTGCTGAGCCGCTTTATGGCTATGACCCAGTAACCGAATCGGTTGTTGACTTTAATAAAGAAGGAGCTATAGGTGTTATGGCTGTTGATAACCTTCCTTGTGAATTACCTAAAGATGCTTCAGAAAGTTTTGGGGAAATGTTTATCGAACATGTCCTAGAGCCTTTACTAGGAAACGATCCTGAAAATATTATTGAAAGAGCTTCTGAAACTAAAAATGGAAAATTAACAACTCACTTTTCTTACTTAGAAGACTATTTAAAAGGTTAA